The genomic window TGCTGTTCAACCCGGGCAGCCCGGTGCCGTTCCGGCTGATCGGCGACTTCATCCGGGAGTCCCTGCTGATGAGCGACGAACAGATCGTCGAGGCGTACGAGGTGATCCGCGAGTCGCTGGGCGACCGTCGCCTGGAGGTCGTGCCGTGGCAGCTGTGAACGACGACTTCCTGCTGCTTGTCGATCCGGAGTGGGAGAGCGACGACGAGGAGCCGCCGTTCGAGGCGGTCATCGGGATGTGGCCGGTCGAGCCGGACGGCACGATGGGCCGGTTCCGCAGCAACCCGGAGTACTTCCCTCGCTTCGAGGAGTCCCCGTCCGATCCGATCGACGCGTTGTTGCGGCTCGCGCTGTCGGGTGAGACGGAGATGGCGCAGCTCCGGACGGTCCTGCGTGACTCGACGTTCGAGCTGGCGATGAACGGTGACGGCAATCCGCTGGTGGACCGCTCTCCCGACGACGTCCGCTGTGTGATCGTCGCGACCAGCGCACCGCACCGGCAGCGGGTGGCGGCGCCGGAGTGGCGGCTGACCGACCTCGATCAGCTTCTGGCCGTCACCGCCGCGGAGGGTTACGACGCACTGTTCAACCCGGGCGGGCCGGCTCCGGTCCGCTTGGCCGTGGACTTCCTGCGGGAGGCGGCCGGATGAGCGCCGGTGTCCTGCACCTGCTCTGCCTGCGAGCCGCCGGCCGGATCCCCGACGGCGAACTCGCCGAGCTGCGCACGCTGATCATCGACGGTGACGAAGCCACCTGCGCCGCCCGTCTCCTCGGGGCGTTCCCGCAGGCCGGCGAGGAGATCACCGCCCTGGCCGGGTTGCTGCCGCCGGGCACGCCGCTGCCCGCTCCGGCCGCCGACGACGACCTGGACACCGCTCCGGTGACGCCGTTCATCCCGTTTCCGCCGGCTGACCTGCCGTACTACCGGGTGTCCTCCCCGCCGGTCGTCGACGAGACCGCGGGCGGTGTGGTCGACGACCTCGATCAGGCCCTGCTCGAGGTGCTGGACCTCCGGCGTACGACCGGGGTGTGGCGATCCTGGCGGCTCGACCTCGGGCCCGGCGACGAGGCGAGCGCGGTCCGGGTCTACCTGGTCGAGACGATGGAGTCCTTCGACGAGCTTCCGGCGGTCGCCGTCCAGGGGCAGCGGGCGCTCGCGGCGGCCGGTCACGCCGCGCTGGTCGAGGTCTTCCAGCCCGGTCTTCCGCTGCCGGCCTATCAGTGGGCGGCCCGGTCCCGGTCCGCGCTGATCTGGGCGCCCTGGCCGCCCGGTGAGGTGCGGCTGGCCGCCGACGGTACCGCCTCGGCCCCGGTGGACGACGACGAGATCCTGCCGTTCGTCACCTACCTGCGGTCGGCGCCGGCTGTCCTGTCCGGCCTGCACACCGACGGTGAGTGGGTCTGGCCGGCGACGGTGGCCGACCGGTTGCTCGCGGAAGCCGCGCTGGCCGACCCCGGCCTGCTGAACCACCTGCGGTCTCGCGTCGGTGAACCACACGCTCCGGCGGATGCGGTCGCCGTTCACCGGGCGCTGGCGTCTCTGGTGCGCGCCGGAGCGATGCCCTGATGTCCGCGGACGATCGTGTTCTTCCGCGCCTGCACCTGCTGCTGCTCCGGGTGGCGGGCCGGGCCCCGGACGACGTCGTCTGCCTGTTGCGGGCCCGACTCGCGGAGGGCCGGCTGTCCGAGGTGGCCCGCTCGCTGCTGGGCGTGGTACTCGCGGAGCGGATCCCGATCCGGCCCGAGGACGCCGGGCTGCTCGCCCGGATGCTGCCCGGTGTCCCGGAGATCACCCTGCTCGCGGGTGCCCCGACCGCGACCGGGGAACCGGGCCTGGATCACACGTTCACGCCCGTCCTCGCTCCCGCCGCCACACCACCCCTCGTCCTGGATCTGAGCTCCGGCGAACGGTTACCGGCCATCGCGGACCGGGCCGCGCTGAAAGCCCTGGACCAGGTCGGCCGTCCCCTCGGTCTGTGGCGGTCCTGGCGTTCCACCCGCGGGGCGGATCCCACCCCGATCTACCTGCTGCAGGCTGGTTCCGACCTCGCGAGCCTGC from Actinoplanes derwentensis includes these protein-coding regions:
- a CDS encoding type VII secretion system-associated protein: MAAVNDDFLLLVDPEWESDDEEPPFEAVIGMWPVEPDGTMGRFRSNPEYFPRFEESPSDPIDALLRLALSGETEMAQLRTVLRDSTFELAMNGDGNPLVDRSPDDVRCVIVATSAPHRQRVAAPEWRLTDLDQLLAVTAAEGYDALFNPGGPAPVRLAVDFLREAAG